One window from the genome of Eublepharis macularius isolate TG4126 chromosome 15, MPM_Emac_v1.0, whole genome shotgun sequence encodes:
- the LOC129343412 gene encoding zinc finger protein 428-like isoform X2 has protein sequence MSDVPKQVEVGSSEDIGFEEEDGTLTGVSTMQEEVESEATSVSSGESGPPTPSANGYPGPRSKESQGTIGEPAGEVGEVGQDRLSSSQAPSPEWHECPECGRGFGTSRALKVHRSYHVGRKRPHSGSSSSKPPPMTLSGNLESREGRTAPPPGRGGAFHYICAECGLGFASPASLEAHRCEHGWRRSPPATPRNKLPPSPAPREANGEQDTEGADGPYHCTECPGEFGLVSELHEHYMLHARGEL, from the exons ATGTCTGACGTACCTAAGCAGGTGGAAGTTGGGAGCTCAGAGGACATTGGCTTTGAGGAGGAGGATGGGACCTTGACTG GTGTCTCCACCATGCAAGAAGAGGTTGAATCTGAAGCAACCTCTGTTTCTTCTGGAGAAAGCGGCCCGCCAACCCCGTCTGCAAATGGCTACCCAG GACCCCGAAGCAAAGAGTCGCAAGGAACTATAGGGGAGCCGGCAGGCGAAGTTGGCGAGGTGGGGCAAGATCGGCTGAGCTCTTCGCAGGCTCCCAGCCCCGAGTGGCACGAATGCCCTGAATGCGGGCGTGGCTTCGGCACTTCCCGAGCTCTGAAGGTGCACCGTAGCTACCATGTGGGGCGCAAACGGCCACACAGCGGCTCCTCATCCTCCAAGCCGCCTCCTATGACCCTTTCCGGCAACCTGGAGAGCCGGGAAGGGCGAACAGCTCCGCCTCCTGGCCGGGGCGGAGCTTTCCACTACATCTGTGCCGAGTGTGGCCTGGGGTTTGCTTCTCCCGCCTCACTGGAGGCGCATCGCTGTGAACACGGCTGGCGCCGCAGCCCTCCAGCCACGCCCCGCAACAAgctccccccttctcctgccccaAGGGAGGCCAACGGCGAGCAGGACACAGAGGGGGCTGATGGACCGTACCACTGCACCGAGTGCCCGGGGGAGTTCGGCTTGGTGTCAGAACTGCATGAGCACTACATGCTCCATGCGCGGGGAGAGCTGTAG
- the LOC129343412 gene encoding replication initiator 1-like isoform X1, with the protein MSDVPKQVEVGSSEDIGFEEEDGTLTGVSTMQEEVESEATSVSSGESGPPTPSANGYPGTRNRNAFRQRQICHALGPRSKESQGTIGEPAGEVGEVGQDRLSSSQAPSPEWHECPECGRGFGTSRALKVHRSYHVGRKRPHSGSSSSKPPPMTLSGNLESREGRTAPPPGRGGAFHYICAECGLGFASPASLEAHRCEHGWRRSPPATPRNKLPPSPAPREANGEQDTEGADGPYHCTECPGEFGLVSELHEHYMLHARGEL; encoded by the exons ATGTCTGACGTACCTAAGCAGGTGGAAGTTGGGAGCTCAGAGGACATTGGCTTTGAGGAGGAGGATGGGACCTTGACTG GTGTCTCCACCATGCAAGAAGAGGTTGAATCTGAAGCAACCTCTGTTTCTTCTGGAGAAAGCGGCCCGCCAACCCCGTCTGCAAATGGCTACCCAGGTACCAGGAATCGGAACGCGTTTAGACAGAGGCAGATCTGCCACGCACTAG GACCCCGAAGCAAAGAGTCGCAAGGAACTATAGGGGAGCCGGCAGGCGAAGTTGGCGAGGTGGGGCAAGATCGGCTGAGCTCTTCGCAGGCTCCCAGCCCCGAGTGGCACGAATGCCCTGAATGCGGGCGTGGCTTCGGCACTTCCCGAGCTCTGAAGGTGCACCGTAGCTACCATGTGGGGCGCAAACGGCCACACAGCGGCTCCTCATCCTCCAAGCCGCCTCCTATGACCCTTTCCGGCAACCTGGAGAGCCGGGAAGGGCGAACAGCTCCGCCTCCTGGCCGGGGCGGAGCTTTCCACTACATCTGTGCCGAGTGTGGCCTGGGGTTTGCTTCTCCCGCCTCACTGGAGGCGCATCGCTGTGAACACGGCTGGCGCCGCAGCCCTCCAGCCACGCCCCGCAACAAgctccccccttctcctgccccaAGGGAGGCCAACGGCGAGCAGGACACAGAGGGGGCTGATGGACCGTACCACTGCACCGAGTGCCCGGGGGAGTTCGGCTTGGTGTCAGAACTGCATGAGCACTACATGCTCCATGCGCGGGGAGAGCTGTAG
- the LOC129343412 gene encoding replication initiator 1-like isoform X3, which yields MQEEVESEATSVSSGESGPPTPSANGYPGTRNRNAFRQRQICHALGPRSKESQGTIGEPAGEVGEVGQDRLSSSQAPSPEWHECPECGRGFGTSRALKVHRSYHVGRKRPHSGSSSSKPPPMTLSGNLESREGRTAPPPGRGGAFHYICAECGLGFASPASLEAHRCEHGWRRSPPATPRNKLPPSPAPREANGEQDTEGADGPYHCTECPGEFGLVSELHEHYMLHARGEL from the exons ATGCAAGAAGAGGTTGAATCTGAAGCAACCTCTGTTTCTTCTGGAGAAAGCGGCCCGCCAACCCCGTCTGCAAATGGCTACCCAGGTACCAGGAATCGGAACGCGTTTAGACAGAGGCAGATCTGCCACGCACTAG GACCCCGAAGCAAAGAGTCGCAAGGAACTATAGGGGAGCCGGCAGGCGAAGTTGGCGAGGTGGGGCAAGATCGGCTGAGCTCTTCGCAGGCTCCCAGCCCCGAGTGGCACGAATGCCCTGAATGCGGGCGTGGCTTCGGCACTTCCCGAGCTCTGAAGGTGCACCGTAGCTACCATGTGGGGCGCAAACGGCCACACAGCGGCTCCTCATCCTCCAAGCCGCCTCCTATGACCCTTTCCGGCAACCTGGAGAGCCGGGAAGGGCGAACAGCTCCGCCTCCTGGCCGGGGCGGAGCTTTCCACTACATCTGTGCCGAGTGTGGCCTGGGGTTTGCTTCTCCCGCCTCACTGGAGGCGCATCGCTGTGAACACGGCTGGCGCCGCAGCCCTCCAGCCACGCCCCGCAACAAgctccccccttctcctgccccaAGGGAGGCCAACGGCGAGCAGGACACAGAGGGGGCTGATGGACCGTACCACTGCACCGAGTGCCCGGGGGAGTTCGGCTTGGTGTCAGAACTGCATGAGCACTACATGCTCCATGCGCGGGGAGAGCTGTAG